One Mytilus trossulus isolate FHL-02 chromosome 5, PNRI_Mtr1.1.1.hap1, whole genome shotgun sequence DNA segment encodes these proteins:
- the LOC134718960 gene encoding uncharacterized protein LOC134718960, with amino-acid sequence MAAAVVSSNSFDNIPSTRQFVIQLDDNTSYPEHVLLKINKSSGCQPRPSDVGIKTCFSSNSTSSRNPSNAKREDSYNFYKSITNIHKWPGDDTYDISKIQEWKDWRQKANLHMANTIIDEECPGLSRVSDITTHPIENDIVFNVFKTTRSSEGSMSVLGVTSYSMFGIPRIQSKVDFDDKSSLHVDDLMPPDYDDCFYGNDDLPPDYDEVFQT; translated from the coding sequence atggCAGCTGCTGTTGTATCTTCAAACAGTTTTGATAATATTCCTAGTACAAGACAATTCGTAATACAGTTAGATGACAATACAAGCTACCCGGAACATGTGttactaaaaataaacaaaagtagtGGATGTCAGCCAAGACCTTCTGATGTCggaataaaaacatgtttttcctCAAATTCGACTTCGTCTCGAAATCCTTCTAACGCGAAACGAGAAGACAGTTACAATTTTTACAAATCTATTACAAATATTCACAAATGGCCAGGTGACGATACCTATGACATTTCTAAAATACAGGAATGGAAAGATTGGAGACAGAAAGCTAATTTGCATATGGCGAACACGATCATTGACGAAGAATGTCCCGGACTTTCCCGAGTAAGTGATATAACAACCCACCCTATTGAAAATGacattgttttcaatgtgtTTAAGACAACAAGGTCATCCGAAGGTTCAATGTCAGTGCTTGGTGTTACTTCATACAGTATGTTTGGGATACCTCGGATCCAATCAAAAGTCGATTTCGATGACAAAAGTAGCCTCCATGTGGATGATTTAATGCCGCCAGATTACGACGACTGTTTCTATGGTAACGATGACCTTCCTCCGGATTACGACGAAGTTTTTCAGACATAG